A DNA window from Sphingopyxis macrogoltabida contains the following coding sequences:
- a CDS encoding copper resistance system multicopper oxidase, producing MSRNLNRRDVMRGTAMLGGTLAMSAHLPAWAQAVSRGIAKPLPTVSGTNIALTIDRMKLVMDGITTPAIGVNGTVPAPLVRLKEGQKVRLAVTNNLDEDSSIHWHGLILPFQMDGVPGISFPGIKARSTFVYEFPVVQSGTYWYHSHSGEQEQDGLYGPIVIDPAGPDPIAFDREHVIVLSDHSQMTGEEIFRKLKQMGGAYFNYQRPTLSGLLAGREMPLKDRLKWGQMRMDPADIADVTGSTYTFLVNGFGPYDNWTGLFQPGERVRLRIVNAAAQTNFNVRIPDLPMTVVQADGQNVRPVAVDEFQIGVAETFDVIVTPGDRAYSFVSEAIDRSGMGRATLAPREGMIAPVPPLRPRTLLTMTDMGMDMGSMEGMSGMSDENPVAKRGLDPTVQQNASRNLWKLTGWKGPTDHGAVAVASGMAGMAGMGHGQMTSGAMAGMDHSQMGAGASGITPSQTGSGGMAGMDHGAMQGGAGQAGGMAGMDHGSGGMSMDMNMRNPKNAPGVKMGPGVQTISPMPKDRTSEPPQGLEDVDHRVLTYRDLVALDRNPDVRAPSRQLEIHLTGNMERYMWGFDGQKLSDPADPIPFRKDERARVTLINDTMMPHPIHLHGHFFELVTGHGDQAPRKHTVNVPPGGKMTFDVTADAPGDWAFHCHNLYHMTAGMMRVVTVRPMGEESRDAG from the coding sequence ATGAGCCGCAATTTGAACCGGCGCGACGTGATGCGCGGAACCGCCATGCTAGGCGGCACCCTGGCCATGTCGGCTCACCTGCCAGCTTGGGCGCAAGCTGTGTCGCGCGGCATCGCCAAGCCCCTGCCGACCGTGTCGGGCACAAACATCGCGCTGACGATCGACCGGATGAAGCTGGTCATGGACGGAATCACGACGCCCGCGATCGGGGTGAACGGCACGGTCCCGGCGCCACTCGTCCGCCTCAAGGAAGGCCAGAAGGTCCGGCTCGCGGTGACCAACAATCTCGACGAGGATAGCTCGATCCACTGGCACGGCCTCATTCTGCCGTTCCAAATGGACGGCGTGCCGGGCATCAGCTTCCCCGGCATCAAGGCACGTTCGACCTTCGTGTACGAGTTCCCGGTCGTGCAGTCGGGCACCTACTGGTACCACAGCCACTCGGGCGAGCAGGAGCAGGACGGGCTCTACGGCCCCATTGTGATCGATCCCGCGGGGCCCGACCCGATCGCATTCGACCGCGAGCATGTGATCGTGCTGTCCGACCATAGCCAGATGACCGGCGAGGAGATCTTCCGCAAGCTCAAGCAGATGGGTGGCGCCTATTTCAACTATCAGCGCCCGACGCTGAGCGGGCTGCTCGCCGGCCGTGAAATGCCCCTCAAGGATCGCCTAAAGTGGGGGCAGATGCGGATGGACCCGGCCGATATTGCGGATGTCACGGGGTCTACCTACACCTTCCTGGTCAATGGCTTCGGGCCTTATGACAACTGGACGGGTCTCTTCCAGCCAGGCGAGCGGGTTCGGCTACGCATCGTCAACGCCGCGGCGCAGACCAACTTCAACGTCCGCATCCCTGACCTGCCGATGACGGTGGTGCAGGCCGACGGCCAGAACGTCCGGCCCGTCGCCGTGGACGAGTTCCAGATCGGGGTTGCAGAGACGTTCGACGTGATCGTGACGCCTGGCGACCGCGCCTACAGCTTCGTGTCCGAAGCGATCGACCGTTCCGGCATGGGGCGCGCGACCCTTGCACCGCGCGAGGGCATGATCGCCCCAGTCCCGCCGCTGCGTCCGCGCACCCTGCTGACTATGACCGACATGGGCATGGACATGGGAAGCATGGAGGGCATGTCCGGGATGTCCGACGAGAACCCGGTGGCAAAGCGCGGCCTCGACCCCACGGTCCAGCAGAACGCATCGCGTAACCTGTGGAAGCTAACCGGCTGGAAGGGGCCGACTGACCACGGAGCGGTCGCGGTTGCGTCCGGCATGGCGGGCATGGCCGGCATGGGTCATGGCCAAATGACCTCCGGCGCGATGGCGGGAATGGACCACAGCCAGATGGGTGCCGGCGCGTCGGGCATAACCCCAAGCCAGACGGGCAGCGGCGGCATGGCGGGGATGGACCACGGCGCCATGCAAGGCGGTGCAGGGCAGGCCGGTGGAATGGCCGGAATGGATCACGGCTCCGGGGGCATGAGCATGGACATGAACATGCGCAACCCGAAGAACGCGCCCGGCGTCAAGATGGGGCCGGGGGTGCAGACCATCTCGCCGATGCCGAAGGACCGCACAAGCGAGCCGCCACAGGGGCTGGAGGACGTCGATCATCGCGTGCTCACCTATCGGGATCTCGTTGCGCTGGATCGCAACCCGGACGTGCGTGCGCCATCGCGCCAGTTGGAAATTCACCTGACGGGGAACATGGAGCGCTACATGTGGGGCTTCGACGGCCAGAAGCTGAGCGATCCAGCGGACCCCATTCCGTTCCGAAAAGACGAGCGGGCGCGGGTGACATTGATCAACGACACGATGATGCCGCACCCGATCCACCTGCACGGCCACTTTTTCGAACTAGTAACGGGCCATGGCGACCAGGCCCCACGCAAGCACACCGTAAACGTGCCGCCCGGAGGCAAGATGACTTTCGACGTGACGGCAGATGCGCCCGGTGACTGGGCGTTCCACTGCCACAATCTCTATCACATGACCGCAGGCATGATGCGTGTCGTAACCGTTCGCCCGATGGGTGAGGAGAGTCGCGATGCGGGCTAA
- a CDS encoding copper resistance protein B: MRAKLLLIAGGAALGLATPAVAQMDHSNMPGMKMPPPKTPAVKKPAAKKPAATKPAARKKSVKPAARSTPRAKPSSGARPAESRSAKPPAPGTVVADPHAGHDMSAMPGMNTPGANPNPGAGHDMSAMPGVAGANPANPGAMQGMDHGSMQGMGQGSGTMQGMSGHDMEGMPSVMGAAMVGTNLPAGNAPPPPIPTDRAADQVYSAAAMAHSQQHLRMHGGQNFSQVIFNLAEVQIRDGRDGYRWDGSAWYGGDINRLVLKTEGEGNIGGSLEAAEVQALYSRAIGPYTDIQLGVRYDFKPNPSRVYAAVGFETLAPGFFDVEGALFLSNKGDLLGRLEGYYDQRITQRLILQPRAEFNFAAQDVPEIGIGSGLSAAELGLRLRYEIRREFAPYVGISYDRRFGDTARLARAEGQGAASTSLVLGVRTWF, translated from the coding sequence ATGCGGGCTAAGCTCCTCCTGATCGCCGGTGGCGCAGCGCTCGGCCTGGCAACGCCGGCGGTCGCGCAGATGGACCATTCCAATATGCCCGGCATGAAGATGCCACCGCCGAAGACGCCAGCGGTGAAAAAGCCCGCCGCTAAGAAGCCAGCAGCGACCAAGCCCGCCGCGCGCAAGAAGTCCGTGAAGCCCGCCGCTAGATCGACACCGCGCGCGAAGCCGAGTTCGGGGGCCAGGCCGGCCGAAAGTCGGTCCGCCAAGCCTCCGGCCCCTGGAACGGTCGTTGCCGATCCTCACGCCGGTCATGACATGTCGGCCATGCCGGGCATGAATACGCCCGGAGCCAACCCCAATCCTGGTGCCGGGCACGACATGTCGGCAATGCCAGGTGTGGCAGGCGCCAACCCCGCCAACCCAGGTGCTATGCAGGGCATGGACCATGGGTCGATGCAAGGAATGGGCCAGGGCTCGGGCACGATGCAAGGCATGTCGGGACACGACATGGAAGGCATGCCCTCAGTAATGGGCGCGGCGATGGTCGGCACCAACCTGCCTGCCGGCAACGCTCCGCCGCCACCGATCCCGACGGATCGCGCCGCGGACCAGGTCTACTCTGCCGCCGCCATGGCGCATTCGCAGCAGCATTTGCGGATGCACGGCGGGCAGAATTTCTCGCAGGTCATATTCAATCTGGCTGAAGTCCAGATCCGCGACGGTCGCGATGGCTACCGGTGGGACGGCAGTGCCTGGTATGGGGGTGATATCAACCGGCTGGTGCTCAAGACCGAGGGCGAAGGGAATATCGGGGGAAGCTTGGAAGCGGCGGAGGTGCAGGCGCTTTATTCGCGCGCCATTGGCCCATACACCGATATACAGCTTGGCGTCCGCTACGACTTCAAGCCCAACCCTTCGCGTGTCTATGCGGCGGTCGGCTTTGAAACGCTTGCACCCGGCTTCTTCGATGTCGAGGGCGCGCTGTTCCTGTCCAATAAGGGCGACCTGCTCGGGCGGCTGGAAGGCTATTACGATCAGCGGATCACGCAGCGGCTGATCCTTCAGCCACGCGCCGAGTTCAACTTCGCCGCGCAGGACGTACCGGAAATTGGCATCGGCTCCGGCCTGTCCGCGGCCGAACTCGGACTGCGTCTGCGCTACGAGATCAGGCGCGAGTTCGCGCCCTATGTGGGTATTTCGTACGATCGCAGGTTCGGGGACACCGCCCGCCTCGCACGCGCTGAGGGCCAGGGGGCGGCGTCGACCAGCCTCGTTCTGGGCGTCCGCACTTGGTTTTGA
- a CDS encoding DUF305 domain-containing protein yields the protein MFKTITVLALAAMAASPALAQQQTQGMDHSKMQGMNHDNMPGMNTPFMPAEMAMQKKMMAAKGANASETWIRKMIEHHRGAIAMSQIVLRQSPDAKTRQMAEKSIAEQNKSIGELQAMLQSMGKRPQ from the coding sequence ATGTTTAAGACAATTACAGTTCTGGCTCTGGCGGCGATGGCAGCGAGTCCAGCTTTGGCTCAGCAGCAGACGCAAGGCATGGACCACTCGAAAATGCAGGGCATGAACCACGACAACATGCCTGGCATGAACACGCCCTTCATGCCCGCCGAGATGGCGATGCAGAAAAAGATGATGGCGGCCAAGGGCGCCAATGCGAGCGAGACGTGGATCCGCAAGATGATCGAGCATCACCGCGGTGCGATTGCCATGTCGCAGATCGTTCTGCGCCAATCACCCGATGCGAAGACCCGGCAAATGGCTGAGAAGTCGATTGCCGAGCAAAACAAGAGCATTGGCGAACTCCAGGCGATGCTCCAGTCGATGGGCAAGCGTCCTCAGTGA
- a CDS encoding DUF411 domain-containing protein yields MKTALRSAFTAAALLVPVAVSAATPIVMHRDPGCGCCAKWAAQVQRQFGRQVRVVDDPNRPALQKRAGVPADVSSCHTAIADGMAFEGHVPIADMKRALATRPKGVRGLAVGGMPLGSPGMEVPGVKAQAYDVVAFGSGGRRLFGRHGS; encoded by the coding sequence ATGAAGACAGCTTTGCGATCCGCGTTTACTGCCGCAGCCTTGTTGGTTCCGGTTGCCGTCAGCGCGGCCACCCCGATCGTCATGCACCGCGATCCCGGCTGCGGCTGTTGCGCCAAGTGGGCCGCGCAGGTGCAGCGGCAGTTCGGGCGCCAGGTGCGCGTCGTCGATGATCCCAACCGCCCGGCGCTGCAAAAGCGCGCGGGGGTTCCTGCGGACGTCTCGTCCTGCCACACAGCAATCGCCGATGGCATGGCTTTCGAGGGCCACGTGCCGATCGCCGACATGAAGCGGGCTCTCGCGACCCGGCCCAAGGGTGTGCGGGGCCTCGCGGTCGGCGGCATGCCGCTCGGCTCGCCGGGAATGGAAGTGCCCGGCGTCAAGGCGCAGGCCTATGACGTGGTTGCCTTCGGTTCCGGCGGGCGCCGCCTGTTCGGTCGCCACGGCAGCTGA
- a CDS encoding DUF2231 domain-containing protein, whose protein sequence is MGMGSMSTVDMNMGGRDIAGDDMDMGGMHEEGANKNKSFGERLVSWLGRLHTMVIHFPIALFIGAFGVELFGLWRRNRDYQHVAHIMLAVGALGAIAAAFLGWFAGGFYLTDRNPILMTHRWLGTLIAVFGVALAWMAARHRKGPDRSRTLYWVVLGLMTLAISIQGFLGGTFMHGGINHLAF, encoded by the coding sequence ATGGGCATGGGCTCTATGTCGACAGTGGACATGAACATGGGCGGCCGCGATATCGCCGGCGACGACATGGACATGGGGGGCATGCACGAGGAAGGCGCCAACAAGAACAAGAGTTTCGGCGAACGGCTGGTGAGCTGGCTGGGCCGCCTGCACACCATGGTCATTCATTTTCCCATCGCCCTGTTCATCGGTGCGTTCGGGGTGGAGCTTTTCGGGTTGTGGCGCCGCAACCGGGACTATCAGCATGTCGCACACATAATGCTGGCCGTCGGCGCCCTGGGAGCGATCGCGGCGGCGTTCCTGGGCTGGTTCGCGGGTGGCTTCTACCTGACCGACCGCAACCCCATCCTGATGACGCATCGCTGGCTCGGCACATTGATCGCGGTGTTTGGCGTCGCGCTGGCTTGGATGGCAGCGCGCCACCGCAAGGGTCCGGACCGGTCTCGGACGTTGTACTGGGTGGTGCTTGGCCTGATGACGCTGGCGATCTCGATCCAGGGGTTCCTCGGCGGAACCTTCATGCATGGCGGAATAAACCACTTGGCGTTCTGA
- a CDS encoding NAD(P)/FAD-dependent oxidoreductase, whose amino-acid sequence MTNQGWTGDPEEVIDCLIVGGGPAGLTTAIYLSRFLRSCVVYDAAAGRAASIPRSHNLPGFPGGISGVTFLARLQAQLHEYGGTVQSGEIDAIVASGDHFSASCELNILHARTVVLATGVVNKRPEMPDAMHDIGVARGLLRYCPICDGYEARRTNVAVLGCDGHGAEEAEFLRAYGAKVTLLAECSLDLGPTELAKLNQQGIDVAPSPVEQLRLGDYVEVRLANGLELQFDTLYPALGSSPRTRLASSLRAKLSATGCVLTDAHQQTSVAGLYAVGDVVEGLDQISVATGQAAVAATAIHNLLRNRDSGLASAIAGLCLARSVPPT is encoded by the coding sequence TTGACCAATCAAGGCTGGACTGGCGATCCCGAGGAGGTCATCGACTGTCTGATTGTGGGCGGCGGTCCCGCAGGCCTCACGACCGCAATCTATCTGTCCCGGTTTCTCAGGAGCTGCGTCGTCTACGACGCGGCGGCGGGACGCGCCGCCTCCATCCCGCGTTCGCACAACCTGCCAGGATTTCCCGGAGGCATTTCCGGCGTCACGTTTCTTGCGCGATTGCAGGCTCAGCTGCACGAATATGGCGGTACGGTCCAAAGCGGTGAGATCGACGCAATCGTCGCGTCAGGCGACCACTTCTCGGCAAGCTGCGAGCTGAACATCCTGCACGCGCGGACCGTTGTCCTCGCTACCGGTGTCGTCAATAAACGTCCAGAGATGCCCGATGCAATGCATGACATCGGCGTGGCGCGTGGTCTTCTCCGCTACTGCCCGATTTGCGATGGTTATGAGGCTCGGCGGACGAACGTGGCGGTGCTCGGCTGCGACGGCCATGGCGCTGAAGAAGCCGAATTTCTGCGCGCCTATGGCGCCAAGGTCACGCTTCTAGCGGAATGCTCGCTCGACCTCGGACCGACCGAACTTGCCAAGCTGAACCAGCAGGGCATAGATGTCGCCCCCTCGCCCGTCGAGCAGCTGCGTCTTGGTGACTATGTCGAGGTGCGGCTGGCCAATGGCCTTGAGCTACAATTCGACACGCTTTACCCGGCGCTCGGCTCGTCGCCTCGAACGCGGCTCGCCTCTTCGCTGCGGGCGAAGCTCAGCGCAACAGGGTGCGTGCTGACGGACGCCCACCAACAAACCTCGGTTGCTGGCCTCTACGCGGTTGGCGACGTTGTGGAGGGGCTCGATCAGATCAGCGTCGCAACCGGACAAGCAGCGGTCGCTGCGACCGCAATCCATAATTTGTTGCGCAACCGCGACAGCGGATTGGCATCCGCCATCGCCGGGTTGTGTCTCGCTCGCAGCGTACCACCGACGTAG
- the copC gene encoding copper homeostasis periplasmic binding protein CopC yields the protein MEIAKMRRLFITTAAAALFFAGGVANAHPKLVSSSPAANAAVATPEKISLQFSEKLVPAFSKAELTMAAMPGMAAMKMPSSAAVGADGRTLTITPKQRLPRGRYSVGWQVVSSDTHKITGSYNFTVK from the coding sequence ATGGAGATTGCCAAAATGCGCCGCTTGTTCATCACGACTGCCGCCGCCGCCCTGTTCTTCGCAGGGGGCGTGGCGAACGCGCACCCGAAGCTGGTGTCCTCCAGCCCCGCCGCCAACGCGGCCGTCGCGACCCCCGAGAAGATCAGCCTTCAGTTCAGCGAGAAACTCGTGCCGGCTTTCTCCAAGGCCGAACTTACCATGGCAGCGATGCCGGGCATGGCGGCCATGAAGATGCCCAGCAGCGCCGCAGTCGGCGCCGATGGCCGGACGCTCACCATCACCCCGAAGCAGCGCCTCCCGCGTGGGCGCTACAGCGTCGGCTGGCAGGTCGTCTCTAGCGATACACACAAAATCACCGGCAGCTACAACTTCACGGTGAAGTGA
- the copD gene encoding copper homeostasis membrane protein CopD, producing MLDWPTVAIRLALYLVLAALFGLSAFSLYGLRLGERDDAIALRPWLTTSAAFGLLLSAAGLILMASAMAGSPFWPIDQAAVAALLGGPPVGTAWKVRMVALVIAGGAALLARGRAAWLAIAMIAAAAALATLAWNGHGAMDEGSTGWLHLGADILHLLGGGIWVGALFGLLLLLTRRAEEIDAAHLRLTHRALHGFGAVGTVVVVTLVVTGLINSWLLVGPANFMALGTTLYGLLLLAKLVLFAGMLGLASLNRFRLTPAFERSIAMNDHGGALTALRASLAIETACVIGILALVAWLGTLAPPASGM from the coding sequence ATGCTCGACTGGCCGACCGTCGCCATCCGCTTGGCGTTATACCTGGTCCTGGCGGCGCTGTTCGGCCTGTCGGCCTTCAGCCTCTATGGTCTTCGTCTTGGCGAGCGCGATGATGCAATCGCGCTGCGGCCTTGGCTCACGACAAGCGCGGCGTTCGGGTTGCTGCTCTCGGCCGCTGGCCTGATCCTCATGGCCTCGGCGATGGCCGGTTCTCCCTTCTGGCCGATCGACCAGGCAGCGGTGGCCGCGCTGCTGGGGGGCCCACCGGTTGGCACCGCCTGGAAGGTGCGCATGGTGGCACTGGTCATCGCCGGCGGTGCGGCCCTGCTGGCGCGAGGCAGAGCAGCGTGGCTGGCTATCGCCATGATTGCCGCCGCCGCGGCATTGGCGACACTCGCGTGGAACGGGCACGGCGCCATGGACGAGGGAAGCACCGGATGGCTTCACCTCGGTGCGGACATCCTCCACCTCTTGGGAGGCGGTATATGGGTCGGCGCGCTGTTCGGATTGCTTCTCCTGTTGACGCGTCGCGCCGAGGAGATCGATGCCGCGCACCTTCGGCTGACCCATCGCGCCCTGCATGGGTTCGGCGCCGTCGGCACGGTCGTGGTTGTTACCTTGGTGGTCACCGGCTTGATCAACAGCTGGCTGCTCGTCGGCCCAGCCAATTTCATGGCCTTGGGGACGACGCTCTACGGCCTGCTGCTGCTCGCAAAGCTGGTCTTGTTCGCCGGGATGCTGGGGCTCGCTTCGCTTAATCGGTTTCGCCTCACGCCGGCCTTTGAGCGCTCGATTGCCATGAACGACCATGGCGGGGCGCTTACGGCGCTACGGGCCAGCCTCGCGATCGAGACAGCCTGCGTGATCGGCATCCTGGCGCTCGTGGCATGGCTAGGCACCCTCGCGCCACCCGCGTCGGGCATGTAG
- a CDS encoding vitamin K epoxide reductase family protein: MTDDKRSEAGSGQGGGDVVLITGASGFIAAALIAQLGERYTVVGLDRAGPPDPPPPAAAIDIDLGADEAVRVALDEVRARYGNRIASVIHLAAYYDITGDPNPLYDKVTVQGTRRLIDGLQSFEVGQFVFASTMLVHKPTPTPDERINEDSPIGASWAYPQSKVDAETLLHERHGNIPVVYMRAAGVYDDDGRSAFLAQQISQIYEHRLISHFYPGMLCAAQSSVHRDDLADAVLRLVDRRHELPSELPLLIGEPDAPGYAEIQDIVGEALHGEGWKTIRIPQPLAKAGIILQNEALGSDDFIQPWMIDSSNDHYILDVSRARSLLGWEPKHNLRDTLPTIVAALKRHPGAWYRNNKLNENLVAWNDNQASKPAEPDHRQAEAAVAGMAGMDHGGMDHSKMDHAAMGHETGGAGAAMSGHGGHGDHMALMDRDERRARWALYANIGLGLWLASSPLIYDSVTTQSVGEAARFVTIDRGLPSIEWRANALAISDVVSGFAIALFGALSLSARTKTWAQWAVAFVGIWLFFAPLIFWSPSAAQYNNNLLIGSAVIALSVLVPMMPGMSMAGMMDPKNTPPGWTYSPSTDAQRLPIVAMALIGLLTSRILTAYQLGHIDTAWEPFFVGSLTDPRNGTEEIITSNMSKAWPIPDGGLGTISYVLEILMAVMGTRDRWRTMPWMVAFFGILVIPLGVVSIYFIISQPIVIGTWSTLALIAALAMLIMIPFALDEVIAMGQFLLWARRQGKPLIRTFFQGDAIEAGGEDTSDAMVSPSSFWADAKKGMTLPWTLTASIVIGVLLMLTRVLFGTEGGMANSDHVVGALVITVAIIATAEVARALRLINVAFGAWLVAAPFLLNGVGHLGAVASVVAGIALVGLSFPRGKRSAEHYASWDKYVI; encoded by the coding sequence ATGACCGATGACAAACGCAGTGAAGCCGGCAGCGGCCAAGGTGGCGGCGACGTTGTTCTGATCACGGGCGCGAGCGGCTTCATCGCCGCAGCGCTGATTGCCCAGCTCGGCGAGCGCTACACGGTCGTCGGCCTCGATCGCGCCGGCCCTCCAGACCCACCGCCGCCCGCGGCGGCGATCGACATAGACCTCGGGGCGGACGAAGCGGTCCGGGTTGCGCTTGACGAGGTGCGCGCACGGTACGGCAACCGCATCGCCTCGGTGATCCACCTCGCCGCCTACTACGATATTACGGGCGATCCCAATCCGCTCTACGACAAGGTCACCGTGCAGGGCACCCGCCGGCTGATTGACGGGCTGCAATCGTTCGAAGTCGGACAATTCGTCTTCGCCAGCACGATGCTCGTTCATAAGCCGACCCCCACACCAGACGAGCGCATCAACGAGGACTCGCCGATCGGCGCGTCCTGGGCCTATCCGCAGTCCAAGGTCGACGCCGAGACATTGCTGCATGAGCGCCACGGAAACATCCCCGTCGTTTATATGCGCGCCGCCGGAGTTTACGACGACGACGGACGCTCGGCTTTTCTCGCGCAGCAGATATCGCAGATTTACGAGCACCGCCTGATTTCGCATTTCTATCCGGGCATGCTGTGTGCGGCGCAGTCGTCCGTGCACCGCGACGACTTGGCTGACGCCGTGCTGCGTCTGGTCGATCGGCGGCACGAACTGCCGTCAGAACTGCCGCTGCTCATCGGCGAGCCCGACGCACCCGGCTATGCCGAGATCCAGGACATCGTCGGCGAGGCGCTCCACGGTGAGGGCTGGAAGACGATCCGGATTCCGCAGCCGCTCGCGAAAGCCGGGATCATCCTGCAGAACGAAGCGCTCGGCAGCGACGACTTCATCCAGCCCTGGATGATCGACAGCAGCAACGACCACTATATCCTCGATGTCTCCCGCGCGCGTTCGCTGCTCGGATGGGAGCCGAAGCACAATCTTCGCGACACGCTGCCGACGATCGTTGCCGCGTTGAAGCGTCATCCCGGCGCCTGGTATCGGAACAACAAGCTCAACGAGAACCTGGTCGCCTGGAACGACAATCAAGCTTCCAAACCTGCGGAGCCGGACCACCGCCAAGCTGAAGCGGCAGTCGCCGGAATGGCCGGTATGGATCACGGCGGGATGGACCACAGCAAGATGGACCACGCGGCGATGGGGCACGAGACCGGCGGCGCGGGCGCGGCGATGTCGGGCCATGGCGGGCACGGCGATCACATGGCCTTGATGGACCGCGATGAGCGCCGTGCCCGCTGGGCGCTTTACGCCAACATCGGTCTCGGTCTGTGGCTCGCCTCCAGCCCGCTCATATACGATTCCGTGACCACGCAGAGTGTCGGCGAAGCCGCGCGCTTCGTAACTATTGATCGCGGGCTGCCGTCGATCGAGTGGCGGGCGAACGCGCTGGCGATCAGCGACGTCGTCAGCGGGTTCGCCATCGCGCTGTTCGGTGCACTTTCCCTGTCAGCCCGCACGAAGACATGGGCGCAGTGGGCGGTCGCATTCGTAGGCATCTGGCTGTTCTTCGCCCCGCTGATCTTCTGGAGCCCGAGCGCCGCTCAGTACAACAACAACCTGCTCATCGGCTCGGCCGTGATCGCCCTGTCGGTGCTCGTGCCGATGATGCCGGGCATGAGCATGGCGGGCATGATGGACCCCAAGAACACCCCCCCCGGCTGGACCTATTCGCCCTCGACCGACGCCCAGCGGCTGCCGATCGTCGCCATGGCGCTGATCGGGCTTCTGACCTCGCGTATTCTGACCGCGTATCAGTTGGGTCACATCGATACAGCCTGGGAGCCGTTCTTCGTCGGATCGCTGACCGATCCTCGCAACGGGACGGAGGAGATCATTACCTCCAACATGTCGAAGGCGTGGCCGATCCCTGACGGCGGGCTCGGCACGATCAGCTACGTGCTCGAAATCCTGATGGCGGTGATGGGCACCCGCGATCGCTGGCGCACCATGCCGTGGATGGTGGCCTTCTTCGGCATTCTGGTCATCCCGCTCGGCGTCGTCAGCATCTACTTCATCATCAGCCAGCCCATCGTCATCGGCACGTGGAGCACGCTCGCGCTGATCGCCGCACTCGCCATGCTGATCATGATCCCGTTCGCGCTCGACGAGGTGATTGCGATGGGTCAGTTCCTTCTCTGGGCACGCCGGCAAGGCAAGCCGCTGATCCGCACCTTCTTCCAGGGCGACGCGATCGAAGCCGGTGGAGAGGACACGTCCGACGCGATGGTCTCGCCAAGCAGCTTTTGGGCGGACGCGAAGAAGGGTATGACCCTGCCATGGACGCTGACTGCGAGCATCGTCATCGGCGTCCTGCTGATGCTTACCCGGGTCCTGTTCGGCACGGAAGGCGGTATGGCGAACAGCGATCACGTTGTGGGTGCGCTGGTCATCACGGTCGCGATCATCGCCACCGCGGAGGTTGCCCGCGCGCTACGGCTGATCAACGTCGCGTTCGGGGCCTGGCTCGTGGCCGCGCCTTTCCTGCTGAACGGCGTTGGTCACCTTGGTGCCGTGGCCTCGGTCGTAGCCGGCATTGCGCTTGTCGGTCTCAGCTTTCCGAGGGGGAAGCGCAGCGCCGAGCATTATGCAAGCTGGGACAAGTACGTGATCTGA